The following coding sequences are from one Melospiza melodia melodia isolate bMelMel2 chromosome 2, bMelMel2.pri, whole genome shotgun sequence window:
- the PCDH9 gene encoding protocadherin-9 isoform X12, protein MDLRDFYLLAALIACLRLDSAIAQELIYTIREELPENVPIGNIPKDLNISHINAATGTSASLVYRLVSKAGDAPLVKVSSNTGEIFTTSNRIDREKLCAGASYAEENECFFELEVVILPNDFFRLIKIKIIVKDTNDNAPMFPSPVINISIPENTLINSRFPIPSATDPDTGFNGVQHYELLNGQSVFGLDIVETPEGEKWPQLIVQQNLDREQKDTYVMKIKVEDGGTPQKSSTAILQVTVSDVNDNRPVFKESQVEVHIPENAPVGTSVIQLHATDADIGSNAEIRYIFGAQVAPATKRFFALNNTTGLITVQRSLDREETAIHKVTVLASDGSSTPARATVTINVTDVNDNPPNIDLRYIISPINGTVYLSEKDPINTKIALITVSDKDTDVNGKVICFIEREVPFHLKAVYDNQYLLETSSLLDYEGTKEFSFKIVASDSGKPSLNQTALVRVKLEDENDNPPIFSQPVIELSVSENNRRGLYLTTISATDEDSGKNADIVYQLGPNASFFDLDRKTGVLTASRVFDREEQERFIFTVTARDNGTPPLQSQAAVIVTVLDENDNSPKFTHNHFQFFVSENLPKYSTVGVITVTDADAGENKAVTLSILNDNENFVLDPYSGVIKSNVSFDREQQSSYTFDVKAVDGGQPPRSSTAKVTINVMDVNDNSPVVIYPPSNTSFKLVPLSAIPGSVVAEVFAVDIDTGMNAELKYTIVSGNNKGLFRIDPVTGNITLEEKPTPNDVGLHRLVVNISDLGYPKSLHTLVLVFLYVNDTAGNASYIYDLIRRTMETPLDRNIGDSSQPYQNEDYLTIMIAVVAGAMVVIVVIFVTVLVRCRHASRFKAAQRSKQGAEWMSPNQENKQNKKKKRKKRKSPKSSLLNFVTIEESKPDDAVHEPINGTISLPAELEEQSIGRFDWGTAPPSTFKPNSPDLAKHYKSASPQSAFHLKPDTPVSVKKHHVIQELPLDNTFVGGCDTLSKRSSTSSDHFSASECSSQGGFKTKGPLHTRQDYMYLLKY, encoded by the coding sequence ATGGACCTGAGGGATTTTTACCTGTTGGCCGCTTTGATTGCCTGTTTAAGGCTGGATTCTGCTATAGCTCAAGAACTTATTTACACTATTAGAGAGGAGCTGCCTGAAAACGTGCCCATAGGGAACATACCAAAGGACCTGAACATTTCTCATATCAATGCTGCCACAGGGACCAGTGCCAGCCTTGTCTACAGACTGGTGTCTAAAGCAGGGGATGCACCTCTGGTCAAAGTGTCCAGTAACACGGGGGAAATCTTTACAACATCTAACAGAATAGACAGAGAAAAACTATGTGCTGGAGCTTCCTATGCAGAAGAAAACGAGTGTTTCTTTGAACTTGAAGTGGTGATTCTCCCCAATGACTTTTTTAGGCTGATCAAAATAAAAATCATTGTAAAGGATACTAATGACAATGCACCTATGTTTCCATCCCCTGTCATCAATATCTCCATCCCAGAAAACACTCTGATCAACAGTCGCTTTCCAATCCCATCAGCAACAGATCCTGACACAGGTTTCAATGGTGTGCAGCACTATGAGTTGTTAAATGGGCAGAGTGTCTTTGGACTGGATATTGTAGAAACTCCAGAAGGGGAGAAATGGCCTCAGCTGATTGTGCAGCAGAACTTGGACAGAGAGCAAAAGGACACCTACGTGATGAAAATCAAAGTGGAGGATGGAGGTACCCCCCAGAAATCCAGCACAGCTATCCTGCAAGTCACAGTAAGTGATGTCAATGATAACAGGCCAGTCTTTAAAGAGAGTCAAGTAGAGGTCCATATACCAGAGAATGCCCCTGTAGGCACCTCTGTAATTCAGCTTCATGCTACAGATGCTGATATAGGAAGCAATGCAGAAATCAGATACATTTTTGGTGCCCAAGTCGCCCCTGCAACCAAAAGATTTTTTGCTTTAAACAACACCACAGGGCTGATTACAGTTCAGAGGTCCTTAGATCGAGAAGAGACTGCTATTCACAAAGTGACAGTGCTGGCTAGTGATGGTAGCTCTACACCAGCCCGGGCAACTGTCACCATCAATGTCACTGATGTAAATGATAACCCTCCTAACATAGACCTCAGGTACATAATAAGTCCCATCAATGGCACAGTGTACTTATCTGAGAAAGATCCCATCAATACAAAGATTGCCCTAATTACGGTTTCAGATAAGGACACTGATGTGAATGGCAAAGTGATCTGTTTCATTGAGCGAGAGGTCCCCTTCCACTTGAAAGCAGTTTACGACAACCAGTATTTGTTAGAGACCTCTTCCTTGTTGGACTATGAGGGCACCAAAGAATTCAGCTTTAAAATTGTGGCTTCTGATTCTGGCAAGCCCAGCTTGAACCAGACTGCCCTGGTAAGAGTTAAGCTGGAGGATGAAAATGACAACCCTCCGATTTTCAGCCAGCCTGTAATTGAGCTGtcagtttctgaaaacaaccGGCGTGGTCTATACTTAACAACTATTAGTGCTACAGATGAAGACAGTGGGAAAAATGCAGACATTGTTTATCAGCTTGGTCCTAATGCCTCCTTTTTCGATCTGGATCGAAAGACAGGAGTTTTGACAGCCTCCAGAGTTTTTGACAGAGAAGAGCAGGAACGTTTCATTTTCACTGTTACAGCCCGAGATAACGGCACCCCTCCTTTGCAGAGTCAGGCGGCTGTAATTGTTACTGTGTTGGATGAAAATGACAACAGTCCCAAATTTACTCATAATCATTTCCAGTTTTTCGTATCAGAGAACTTACCAAAGTATAGCACGGTGGGGGTGATCACAGTGACTGATGCAGATGCTGGGGAAAATAAAGCAGTGACCCTTTCCATCCTGAATGACAATGAAAACTTTGTGCTGGATCCGTACTCTGGAGTTATAAAGTCCAACGTTTCTTTTGATCGAGAACAGCAGAGCTCTTACACCTTTGATGTTAAGGCAGTGGATGGAGGGCAACCTCCTCGCTCTTCTACAGCAAAAGTAACAATAAACGTGATGGATGTTAATGATAACAGTCCTGTTGTCATCTACCCACCTTCCAATACTTCTTTTAAGCTGGTGCCACTCTCAGCAATTCCAGGATCGGTGGTAGCCGAAGTCTTTGCTGTGGATATAGACACTGGCATGAACGCTGAGCTGAAGTACACCATTGTAAGTGGCAATAACAAGGGTTTGTTTCGGATTGATCCAGTGACAGGTAATATAACTCTGGAAGAGAAACCAACTCCTAATGACGTGGGCCTGCATCGCTTAGTTGTCAACATAAGTGATTTGGGTTATCCCAAATCCCTGCATACTCTTGTGCTTGTATTTTTATATGTAAATGATACTGCTGGAAATGCCTCTTACATTTATGACTTGATACGCAGGACTATGGAAACCCCTTTGGATCGGAACATAGGGGACAGTAGCCAACCCTACCAAAATGAGGACTATCTCACAATCATGATCGCTGTCGTGGCGGGTGCCATGGTTGTCATAGTGGTGATATTTGTCACGGTTCTTGTTCGCTGTCGACATGCATCCAGATTCAAAGCTGCCCAGAGGAGCAAGCAAGGTGCTGAGTGGATGTCTCCCAATCaggaaaacaagcaaaacaagaaaaagaaaaggaagaaaaggaaatctCCAAAGAGCTCTCTTTTGAACTTTGTGACCATTGAGGAGTCCAAACCTGATGATGCAGTTCATGAACCTATCAACGGGACAATAAGCcttccagcagagctggaggagcaAAGTATAGGAAGATTTGATTGGGGCACAGCACCACCATCAACCTTTAAGCCTAACAGTCCTGATCTTGCCAAGCATTACAAGTCTGCCTCTCCGCAGTCTGCTTTTCATCTCAAACCTGACACTCCAGTTTCAGTGAAAAAGCACCATGTGATTCAGGAACTCCCGTTGGACAACACCTTTGTTGGTGGTTGTGACACCCTTTCCAAACGCTCTTCCACTAGTTCAGATCACTTCAGTGCCTCAGAGTGCAGTTCCCAAGGAGGCTTCAAGACAAAGGGCCCCTTACACACCAGACAG
- the PCDH9 gene encoding protocadherin-9 isoform X11, translating into MDLRDFYLLAALIACLRLDSAIAQELIYTIREELPENVPIGNIPKDLNISHINAATGTSASLVYRLVSKAGDAPLVKVSSNTGEIFTTSNRIDREKLCAGASYAEENECFFELEVVILPNDFFRLIKIKIIVKDTNDNAPMFPSPVINISIPENTLINSRFPIPSATDPDTGFNGVQHYELLNGQSVFGLDIVETPEGEKWPQLIVQQNLDREQKDTYVMKIKVEDGGTPQKSSTAILQVTVSDVNDNRPVFKESQVEVHIPENAPVGTSVIQLHATDADIGSNAEIRYIFGAQVAPATKRFFALNNTTGLITVQRSLDREETAIHKVTVLASDGSSTPARATVTINVTDVNDNPPNIDLRYIISPINGTVYLSEKDPINTKIALITVSDKDTDVNGKVICFIEREVPFHLKAVYDNQYLLETSSLLDYEGTKEFSFKIVASDSGKPSLNQTALVRVKLEDENDNPPIFSQPVIELSVSENNRRGLYLTTISATDEDSGKNADIVYQLGPNASFFDLDRKTGVLTASRVFDREEQERFIFTVTARDNGTPPLQSQAAVIVTVLDENDNSPKFTHNHFQFFVSENLPKYSTVGVITVTDADAGENKAVTLSILNDNENFVLDPYSGVIKSNVSFDREQQSSYTFDVKAVDGGQPPRSSTAKVTINVMDVNDNSPVVIYPPSNTSFKLVPLSAIPGSVVAEVFAVDIDTGMNAELKYTIVSGNNKGLFRIDPVTGNITLEEKPTPNDVGLHRLVVNISDLGYPKSLHTLVLVFLYVNDTAGNASYIYDLIRRTMETPLDRNIGDSSQPYQNEDYLTIMIAVVAGAMVVIVVIFVTVLVRCRHASRFKAAQRSKQGAEWMSPNQENKQNKKKKRKKRKSPKSSLLNFVTIEESKPDDAVHEPINGTISLPAELEEQSIGRFDWGTAPPSTFKPNSPDLAKHYKSASPQSAFHLKPDTPVSVKKHHVIQELPLDNTFVGGCDTLSKRSSTSSDHFSASECSSQGGFKTKGPLHTRQLVTVKFLSGQQK; encoded by the coding sequence ATGGACCTGAGGGATTTTTACCTGTTGGCCGCTTTGATTGCCTGTTTAAGGCTGGATTCTGCTATAGCTCAAGAACTTATTTACACTATTAGAGAGGAGCTGCCTGAAAACGTGCCCATAGGGAACATACCAAAGGACCTGAACATTTCTCATATCAATGCTGCCACAGGGACCAGTGCCAGCCTTGTCTACAGACTGGTGTCTAAAGCAGGGGATGCACCTCTGGTCAAAGTGTCCAGTAACACGGGGGAAATCTTTACAACATCTAACAGAATAGACAGAGAAAAACTATGTGCTGGAGCTTCCTATGCAGAAGAAAACGAGTGTTTCTTTGAACTTGAAGTGGTGATTCTCCCCAATGACTTTTTTAGGCTGATCAAAATAAAAATCATTGTAAAGGATACTAATGACAATGCACCTATGTTTCCATCCCCTGTCATCAATATCTCCATCCCAGAAAACACTCTGATCAACAGTCGCTTTCCAATCCCATCAGCAACAGATCCTGACACAGGTTTCAATGGTGTGCAGCACTATGAGTTGTTAAATGGGCAGAGTGTCTTTGGACTGGATATTGTAGAAACTCCAGAAGGGGAGAAATGGCCTCAGCTGATTGTGCAGCAGAACTTGGACAGAGAGCAAAAGGACACCTACGTGATGAAAATCAAAGTGGAGGATGGAGGTACCCCCCAGAAATCCAGCACAGCTATCCTGCAAGTCACAGTAAGTGATGTCAATGATAACAGGCCAGTCTTTAAAGAGAGTCAAGTAGAGGTCCATATACCAGAGAATGCCCCTGTAGGCACCTCTGTAATTCAGCTTCATGCTACAGATGCTGATATAGGAAGCAATGCAGAAATCAGATACATTTTTGGTGCCCAAGTCGCCCCTGCAACCAAAAGATTTTTTGCTTTAAACAACACCACAGGGCTGATTACAGTTCAGAGGTCCTTAGATCGAGAAGAGACTGCTATTCACAAAGTGACAGTGCTGGCTAGTGATGGTAGCTCTACACCAGCCCGGGCAACTGTCACCATCAATGTCACTGATGTAAATGATAACCCTCCTAACATAGACCTCAGGTACATAATAAGTCCCATCAATGGCACAGTGTACTTATCTGAGAAAGATCCCATCAATACAAAGATTGCCCTAATTACGGTTTCAGATAAGGACACTGATGTGAATGGCAAAGTGATCTGTTTCATTGAGCGAGAGGTCCCCTTCCACTTGAAAGCAGTTTACGACAACCAGTATTTGTTAGAGACCTCTTCCTTGTTGGACTATGAGGGCACCAAAGAATTCAGCTTTAAAATTGTGGCTTCTGATTCTGGCAAGCCCAGCTTGAACCAGACTGCCCTGGTAAGAGTTAAGCTGGAGGATGAAAATGACAACCCTCCGATTTTCAGCCAGCCTGTAATTGAGCTGtcagtttctgaaaacaaccGGCGTGGTCTATACTTAACAACTATTAGTGCTACAGATGAAGACAGTGGGAAAAATGCAGACATTGTTTATCAGCTTGGTCCTAATGCCTCCTTTTTCGATCTGGATCGAAAGACAGGAGTTTTGACAGCCTCCAGAGTTTTTGACAGAGAAGAGCAGGAACGTTTCATTTTCACTGTTACAGCCCGAGATAACGGCACCCCTCCTTTGCAGAGTCAGGCGGCTGTAATTGTTACTGTGTTGGATGAAAATGACAACAGTCCCAAATTTACTCATAATCATTTCCAGTTTTTCGTATCAGAGAACTTACCAAAGTATAGCACGGTGGGGGTGATCACAGTGACTGATGCAGATGCTGGGGAAAATAAAGCAGTGACCCTTTCCATCCTGAATGACAATGAAAACTTTGTGCTGGATCCGTACTCTGGAGTTATAAAGTCCAACGTTTCTTTTGATCGAGAACAGCAGAGCTCTTACACCTTTGATGTTAAGGCAGTGGATGGAGGGCAACCTCCTCGCTCTTCTACAGCAAAAGTAACAATAAACGTGATGGATGTTAATGATAACAGTCCTGTTGTCATCTACCCACCTTCCAATACTTCTTTTAAGCTGGTGCCACTCTCAGCAATTCCAGGATCGGTGGTAGCCGAAGTCTTTGCTGTGGATATAGACACTGGCATGAACGCTGAGCTGAAGTACACCATTGTAAGTGGCAATAACAAGGGTTTGTTTCGGATTGATCCAGTGACAGGTAATATAACTCTGGAAGAGAAACCAACTCCTAATGACGTGGGCCTGCATCGCTTAGTTGTCAACATAAGTGATTTGGGTTATCCCAAATCCCTGCATACTCTTGTGCTTGTATTTTTATATGTAAATGATACTGCTGGAAATGCCTCTTACATTTATGACTTGATACGCAGGACTATGGAAACCCCTTTGGATCGGAACATAGGGGACAGTAGCCAACCCTACCAAAATGAGGACTATCTCACAATCATGATCGCTGTCGTGGCGGGTGCCATGGTTGTCATAGTGGTGATATTTGTCACGGTTCTTGTTCGCTGTCGACATGCATCCAGATTCAAAGCTGCCCAGAGGAGCAAGCAAGGTGCTGAGTGGATGTCTCCCAATCaggaaaacaagcaaaacaagaaaaagaaaaggaagaaaaggaaatctCCAAAGAGCTCTCTTTTGAACTTTGTGACCATTGAGGAGTCCAAACCTGATGATGCAGTTCATGAACCTATCAACGGGACAATAAGCcttccagcagagctggaggagcaAAGTATAGGAAGATTTGATTGGGGCACAGCACCACCATCAACCTTTAAGCCTAACAGTCCTGATCTTGCCAAGCATTACAAGTCTGCCTCTCCGCAGTCTGCTTTTCATCTCAAACCTGACACTCCAGTTTCAGTGAAAAAGCACCATGTGATTCAGGAACTCCCGTTGGACAACACCTTTGTTGGTGGTTGTGACACCCTTTCCAAACGCTCTTCCACTAGTTCAGATCACTTCAGTGCCTCAGAGTGCAGTTCCCAAGGAGGCTTCAAGACAAAGGGCCCCTTACACACCAGACAG
- the PCDH9 gene encoding protocadherin-9 isoform X9, whose protein sequence is MDLRDFYLLAALIACLRLDSAIAQELIYTIREELPENVPIGNIPKDLNISHINAATGTSASLVYRLVSKAGDAPLVKVSSNTGEIFTTSNRIDREKLCAGASYAEENECFFELEVVILPNDFFRLIKIKIIVKDTNDNAPMFPSPVINISIPENTLINSRFPIPSATDPDTGFNGVQHYELLNGQSVFGLDIVETPEGEKWPQLIVQQNLDREQKDTYVMKIKVEDGGTPQKSSTAILQVTVSDVNDNRPVFKESQVEVHIPENAPVGTSVIQLHATDADIGSNAEIRYIFGAQVAPATKRFFALNNTTGLITVQRSLDREETAIHKVTVLASDGSSTPARATVTINVTDVNDNPPNIDLRYIISPINGTVYLSEKDPINTKIALITVSDKDTDVNGKVICFIEREVPFHLKAVYDNQYLLETSSLLDYEGTKEFSFKIVASDSGKPSLNQTALVRVKLEDENDNPPIFSQPVIELSVSENNRRGLYLTTISATDEDSGKNADIVYQLGPNASFFDLDRKTGVLTASRVFDREEQERFIFTVTARDNGTPPLQSQAAVIVTVLDENDNSPKFTHNHFQFFVSENLPKYSTVGVITVTDADAGENKAVTLSILNDNENFVLDPYSGVIKSNVSFDREQQSSYTFDVKAVDGGQPPRSSTAKVTINVMDVNDNSPVVIYPPSNTSFKLVPLSAIPGSVVAEVFAVDIDTGMNAELKYTIVSGNNKGLFRIDPVTGNITLEEKPTPNDVGLHRLVVNISDLGYPKSLHTLVLVFLYVNDTAGNASYIYDLIRRTMETPLDRNIGDSSQPYQNEDYLTIMIAVVAGAMVVIVVIFVTVLVRCRHASRFKAAQRSKQGAEWMSPNQENKQNKKKKRKKRKSPKSSLLNFVTIEESKPDDAVHEPINGTISLPAELEEQSIGRFDWGTAPPSTFKPNSPDLAKHYKSASPQSAFHLKPDTPVSVKKHHVIQELPLDNTFVGGCDTLSKRSSTSSDHFSASECSSQGGFKTKGPLHTRQALNFGDMPKYLWEIWVPDKPWVKGSLICQLPHWIFLQNKGP, encoded by the coding sequence ATGGACCTGAGGGATTTTTACCTGTTGGCCGCTTTGATTGCCTGTTTAAGGCTGGATTCTGCTATAGCTCAAGAACTTATTTACACTATTAGAGAGGAGCTGCCTGAAAACGTGCCCATAGGGAACATACCAAAGGACCTGAACATTTCTCATATCAATGCTGCCACAGGGACCAGTGCCAGCCTTGTCTACAGACTGGTGTCTAAAGCAGGGGATGCACCTCTGGTCAAAGTGTCCAGTAACACGGGGGAAATCTTTACAACATCTAACAGAATAGACAGAGAAAAACTATGTGCTGGAGCTTCCTATGCAGAAGAAAACGAGTGTTTCTTTGAACTTGAAGTGGTGATTCTCCCCAATGACTTTTTTAGGCTGATCAAAATAAAAATCATTGTAAAGGATACTAATGACAATGCACCTATGTTTCCATCCCCTGTCATCAATATCTCCATCCCAGAAAACACTCTGATCAACAGTCGCTTTCCAATCCCATCAGCAACAGATCCTGACACAGGTTTCAATGGTGTGCAGCACTATGAGTTGTTAAATGGGCAGAGTGTCTTTGGACTGGATATTGTAGAAACTCCAGAAGGGGAGAAATGGCCTCAGCTGATTGTGCAGCAGAACTTGGACAGAGAGCAAAAGGACACCTACGTGATGAAAATCAAAGTGGAGGATGGAGGTACCCCCCAGAAATCCAGCACAGCTATCCTGCAAGTCACAGTAAGTGATGTCAATGATAACAGGCCAGTCTTTAAAGAGAGTCAAGTAGAGGTCCATATACCAGAGAATGCCCCTGTAGGCACCTCTGTAATTCAGCTTCATGCTACAGATGCTGATATAGGAAGCAATGCAGAAATCAGATACATTTTTGGTGCCCAAGTCGCCCCTGCAACCAAAAGATTTTTTGCTTTAAACAACACCACAGGGCTGATTACAGTTCAGAGGTCCTTAGATCGAGAAGAGACTGCTATTCACAAAGTGACAGTGCTGGCTAGTGATGGTAGCTCTACACCAGCCCGGGCAACTGTCACCATCAATGTCACTGATGTAAATGATAACCCTCCTAACATAGACCTCAGGTACATAATAAGTCCCATCAATGGCACAGTGTACTTATCTGAGAAAGATCCCATCAATACAAAGATTGCCCTAATTACGGTTTCAGATAAGGACACTGATGTGAATGGCAAAGTGATCTGTTTCATTGAGCGAGAGGTCCCCTTCCACTTGAAAGCAGTTTACGACAACCAGTATTTGTTAGAGACCTCTTCCTTGTTGGACTATGAGGGCACCAAAGAATTCAGCTTTAAAATTGTGGCTTCTGATTCTGGCAAGCCCAGCTTGAACCAGACTGCCCTGGTAAGAGTTAAGCTGGAGGATGAAAATGACAACCCTCCGATTTTCAGCCAGCCTGTAATTGAGCTGtcagtttctgaaaacaaccGGCGTGGTCTATACTTAACAACTATTAGTGCTACAGATGAAGACAGTGGGAAAAATGCAGACATTGTTTATCAGCTTGGTCCTAATGCCTCCTTTTTCGATCTGGATCGAAAGACAGGAGTTTTGACAGCCTCCAGAGTTTTTGACAGAGAAGAGCAGGAACGTTTCATTTTCACTGTTACAGCCCGAGATAACGGCACCCCTCCTTTGCAGAGTCAGGCGGCTGTAATTGTTACTGTGTTGGATGAAAATGACAACAGTCCCAAATTTACTCATAATCATTTCCAGTTTTTCGTATCAGAGAACTTACCAAAGTATAGCACGGTGGGGGTGATCACAGTGACTGATGCAGATGCTGGGGAAAATAAAGCAGTGACCCTTTCCATCCTGAATGACAATGAAAACTTTGTGCTGGATCCGTACTCTGGAGTTATAAAGTCCAACGTTTCTTTTGATCGAGAACAGCAGAGCTCTTACACCTTTGATGTTAAGGCAGTGGATGGAGGGCAACCTCCTCGCTCTTCTACAGCAAAAGTAACAATAAACGTGATGGATGTTAATGATAACAGTCCTGTTGTCATCTACCCACCTTCCAATACTTCTTTTAAGCTGGTGCCACTCTCAGCAATTCCAGGATCGGTGGTAGCCGAAGTCTTTGCTGTGGATATAGACACTGGCATGAACGCTGAGCTGAAGTACACCATTGTAAGTGGCAATAACAAGGGTTTGTTTCGGATTGATCCAGTGACAGGTAATATAACTCTGGAAGAGAAACCAACTCCTAATGACGTGGGCCTGCATCGCTTAGTTGTCAACATAAGTGATTTGGGTTATCCCAAATCCCTGCATACTCTTGTGCTTGTATTTTTATATGTAAATGATACTGCTGGAAATGCCTCTTACATTTATGACTTGATACGCAGGACTATGGAAACCCCTTTGGATCGGAACATAGGGGACAGTAGCCAACCCTACCAAAATGAGGACTATCTCACAATCATGATCGCTGTCGTGGCGGGTGCCATGGTTGTCATAGTGGTGATATTTGTCACGGTTCTTGTTCGCTGTCGACATGCATCCAGATTCAAAGCTGCCCAGAGGAGCAAGCAAGGTGCTGAGTGGATGTCTCCCAATCaggaaaacaagcaaaacaagaaaaagaaaaggaagaaaaggaaatctCCAAAGAGCTCTCTTTTGAACTTTGTGACCATTGAGGAGTCCAAACCTGATGATGCAGTTCATGAACCTATCAACGGGACAATAAGCcttccagcagagctggaggagcaAAGTATAGGAAGATTTGATTGGGGCACAGCACCACCATCAACCTTTAAGCCTAACAGTCCTGATCTTGCCAAGCATTACAAGTCTGCCTCTCCGCAGTCTGCTTTTCATCTCAAACCTGACACTCCAGTTTCAGTGAAAAAGCACCATGTGATTCAGGAACTCCCGTTGGACAACACCTTTGTTGGTGGTTGTGACACCCTTTCCAAACGCTCTTCCACTAGTTCAGATCACTTCAGTGCCTCAGAGTGCAGTTCCCAAGGAGGCTTCAAGACAAAGGGCCCCTTACACACCAGACAG